One Streptomyces coeruleorubidus DNA segment encodes these proteins:
- a CDS encoding TldD/PmbA family protein produces the protein MPHTIDEAFTALPLRALADAALARARALGAEHADFRFERVRGASWRFRDAKPAGSSDTTDLGYAVRVVHGGTWGFASGVDLSLDGAAKVAGQAVAMARLSAQVIKAAGSDERVELADEPVHAEKTWVSSYEIDPFTVPDEEKAGLIAEWSARLLAADGVDHVDASLLTVHENKFYADTAGTVTTQQRVRLHPVFNAVSVDESSGEFDSMRTLAPPVGRGWEYLRGTGWDWESELEQLPDLLAEKMRAPSVEAGLYDLVVDPSNLWLTIHESIGHATELDRALGYEAAYAGTSFATFDQLNRLRYGSELMNVTGDRTAEHGLATIGYDDEGVEAQSWDLVKDGALVGYQLDRRIARLTGFERSNGCAYADSPGHVPVQRMANVSLLPDPAGMSTEDLIGGVERGIYVVGDRSWSIDMQRYNFQFTGQRFYRIENGRLAGQLRDVAYQATTTDFWGSMAAVGGPQTYVLGGAFNCGKAQPGQVAAVSHGCPSALFKGVNILNTTQEAGR, from the coding sequence GTGCCTCATACCATCGACGAGGCCTTCACGGCCCTCCCCCTACGCGCCCTCGCCGACGCGGCCCTCGCACGCGCGCGTGCGCTGGGCGCCGAGCACGCGGACTTCCGGTTCGAGCGGGTGCGAGGCGCCTCCTGGCGGTTCCGGGACGCCAAGCCCGCCGGGTCCTCGGACACCACCGACCTCGGGTACGCGGTGCGCGTCGTGCACGGCGGTACGTGGGGTTTCGCGTCCGGTGTCGACCTCAGCCTGGACGGCGCCGCCAAGGTCGCCGGGCAGGCGGTGGCGATGGCCAGGCTGTCCGCGCAGGTGATCAAGGCGGCCGGGTCGGACGAGCGGGTGGAGCTGGCCGACGAGCCGGTGCACGCCGAGAAGACGTGGGTCTCGTCGTACGAGATCGATCCGTTCACCGTGCCCGACGAGGAGAAGGCCGGGCTGATCGCGGAGTGGAGCGCGCGGCTGCTGGCGGCCGACGGGGTCGACCATGTCGACGCCTCGCTGCTCACCGTCCATGAGAACAAGTTCTACGCCGACACCGCCGGGACCGTGACCACGCAGCAGCGGGTGCGGCTGCACCCGGTGTTCAACGCCGTGTCGGTGGACGAGTCGAGCGGCGAGTTCGACTCGATGCGCACCCTCGCGCCGCCCGTGGGACGCGGCTGGGAGTACCTGCGGGGCACCGGCTGGGACTGGGAGAGCGAGCTGGAGCAGCTCCCCGACCTGCTCGCAGAGAAGATGCGCGCGCCGAGCGTCGAGGCGGGCCTGTACGACCTGGTCGTCGACCCGTCGAACCTGTGGCTGACCATCCACGAGTCCATCGGGCACGCCACCGAGCTGGACCGGGCCCTCGGCTACGAGGCGGCCTACGCCGGCACCTCCTTCGCCACCTTCGACCAGCTGAACAGGCTGCGCTACGGCTCGGAGCTGATGAACGTCACCGGCGACCGCACCGCCGAGCACGGGCTCGCCACCATCGGGTACGACGACGAGGGCGTCGAGGCGCAGTCCTGGGACCTGGTGAAGGACGGCGCGCTCGTCGGCTACCAGCTGGACCGGCGGATCGCGAGGCTGACCGGCTTCGAGCGGTCCAACGGATGCGCCTACGCCGACTCCCCCGGGCACGTGCCGGTGCAGCGCATGGCCAACGTGTCGTTGCTGCCGGACCCGGCGGGGATGTCCACCGAGGACCTGATCGGCGGCGTCGAACGGGGCATCTACGTCGTCGGCGACCGGTCCTGGTCGATCGACATGCAGAGGTACAACTTCCAATTCACGGGTCAGCGCTTCTACCGGATCGAGAACGGGCGGCTCGCCGGGCAGCTGCGGGACGTGGCCTACCAGGCGACGACGACCGACTTCTGGGGCTCGATGGCCGCCGTCGGCGGCCCGCAGACCTACGTCCTGGGCGGCGCCTTCAACTGCGGCAAGGCCCAGCCGGGCCAGGTCGCGGCCGTGTCGCACGGCTGCCCGTCGGCCCTCTTCAAGGGCGTCAACATCCTCAACACGACCCAGGAGGCCGGTCGATGA
- a CDS encoding metallopeptidase TldD-related protein, giving the protein MSARTSKPHEVVERALELSRADGCVVIADEQSTANLRWAGNALTTNGVTRGRTLTVIATVDGKEGTASGVVSRSAVTADELEPLVRAAEAAARGAGPAEDAQPLVTGVAQAPEFMEAPAETSSAVFADFAPALGEAFARARAGGRELYGFANHELVSTYMGTSTGLRLRHDQPNGTLELNAKSPDRTRSAWAGRSTRDFKDVDPAALDAELAVRLGWAERRVELPAGRYETLLPPTAVADLLIYHMWSASGRDAVEGRTVFSKPGGGTRVGEKLTDLPLTLRSDPNEPGLESAPFVIAHSSGGDQSVFDNGLPLAGTEWMSRGELRHLTTSRHSAGLTGLPVAPGIDNLILDGGEDRSLEEMVASTERGLLLTCLWYIREVDPATLLLTGLTRDGVYLVENGEVTGEVNNFRFNESPVGLLGRATEAGRTEKTLPREWSDWFTRAAMPALRVPDFNMSSVSQGV; this is encoded by the coding sequence ATGAGCGCGCGAACCAGCAAGCCGCACGAGGTCGTCGAGCGCGCCCTGGAACTGTCCCGGGCGGACGGCTGTGTCGTCATCGCGGACGAGCAGTCCACCGCCAACCTGCGCTGGGCGGGCAACGCCCTGACCACGAACGGCGTCACGCGCGGGCGCACGCTCACCGTGATCGCCACCGTCGACGGCAAGGAGGGCACGGCCTCGGGGGTCGTGTCACGGTCCGCCGTGACGGCCGACGAGCTGGAGCCCCTGGTGCGGGCCGCCGAGGCCGCCGCGCGCGGCGCCGGGCCCGCCGAGGACGCGCAGCCGCTGGTCACGGGCGTCGCGCAGGCGCCGGAGTTCATGGAGGCGCCCGCCGAGACCTCCTCCGCCGTGTTCGCCGACTTCGCTCCGGCGCTCGGCGAGGCCTTCGCACGCGCGCGTGCGGGCGGCCGGGAGCTGTACGGCTTCGCCAACCACGAACTGGTCTCGACGTACATGGGGACGTCCACGGGGCTGCGGCTGCGGCACGACCAGCCGAACGGGACGCTGGAACTGAACGCCAAGTCCCCGGACCGCACCCGGTCCGCCTGGGCCGGCCGCTCCACGCGGGACTTCAAGGACGTCGACCCGGCGGCGCTGGACGCGGAGCTGGCCGTGCGCCTCGGGTGGGCCGAGCGGCGCGTTGAGCTGCCCGCGGGCCGGTACGAGACGCTGCTGCCGCCGACGGCCGTCGCGGACCTGCTGATCTACCACATGTGGTCGGCGTCGGGCCGGGACGCGGTGGAGGGCCGCACGGTGTTCTCCAAGCCGGGCGGCGGTACGCGGGTCGGCGAGAAGCTGACCGACCTGCCGCTGACGCTGCGCAGCGACCCGAACGAGCCCGGCCTGGAGTCGGCGCCCTTCGTGATCGCCCACTCCTCCGGGGGCGACCAGTCGGTGTTCGACAACGGGCTGCCGCTCGCGGGCACCGAGTGGATGAGCCGGGGCGAGCTGCGGCACCTGACGACCAGCAGGCACAGCGCGGGCCTGACCGGGCTGCCGGTCGCCCCTGGGATCGACAACCTGATCCTGGACGGGGGCGAGGACCGCTCGCTGGAGGAGATGGTCGCGAGCACCGAGCGGGGGCTGCTGCTCACCTGCCTGTGGTACATCCGGGAGGTCGATCCGGCGACGCTGCTGCTCACCGGTCTGACCCGGGACGGCGTCTACCTGGTCGAGAACGGCGAGGTCACCGGCGAGGTGAACAACTTCCGGTTCAACGAGTCGCCGGTGGGGCTGCTGGGGCGGGCCACCGAGGCCGGGCGGACGGAGAAGACG